In the Aquisalimonas asiatica genome, AGGAGATCCGCTCCGGCGCCATGCCGCTGTCCAGCGCACGGCGGATTTCGCCGGCCGAGGCGACGTCGAAGCCGTCCACCCGCGGCGCCAGCCAGGCCAGCAGCTCGGGCATGGGGTTGGCCTTGACTGCATAGGTCAGGTGCGCCCGCTCCGGCAACGCCCCGCGGAGGCGATCCACCCGTTCGGCGATCAGGTTGCGGTCGTAGGCGAACAGCGGCGTGCCGGTTTGCGCCGCGAGGGTGTCAATGCGCTGCCCGCCGACGAGCAGGACGGTGCCGGGCTGCTGGAAGCCGGCGGGGATCCGCAGAGTATCAGCCTTGTTGGTCATCGCTTGGGTCCGTCTGGAAATGCGCCGCGTAGCGGTCGCGCAGCCCGCTGCGGTCGATCTTGCCGTTCGGGCCGCGTGGCAGCGGCTCGGTCTGGATGATGTAGTCCGCCGGCACCATGAATCGCGGCAGTGCCCGCTGGCAGGCGGCCTGCAGTGGTTTCGGGTCCTCCTCGCCGGCAGTGGCGCAGACGACCGCGAGAATGGCCTCGCCCAGCACCGGGTGGGGCACGCCCAGGGCCACCGCCTCGTGCACATGGCCGGATGCGTGGAGGACGTCCTCCACCTCCGTGGGGCTCACGCGATAACCGGATGTCTTGATCATGTCGTCGTGGCGGCCGACGAAATAGAAATACCCCGCGTCGTCCCGGGTCACCAGGTCGCCCGACCAGACGGCGGTTTCCCCCAGTGGCAGCTCGCGCAGCCGGTCCGGTGCGGGGCGGAACCGCTCCGCCGTTCGCTCCGCATCGTTCCAGTAGCCCAGGGACACCAGAGGCCCGGCGTGTACCAGCTCCCCGGTTTCGCCGGGGCGGCAGGGCGAGCCGTCCGGCCGCACCACCATGACCCGCGCGTTGGGAATGGCGCGGCCCATGGAGTCGGGGCGGCGTTGCAGCTCCTCCGGAGGCAGGTAGGTGGAGCGGAACGCCTCGGTGAGGCCGTACATGAGCACGATGTCCGTCTCCGGCAGCCGGGCCTGCAGGGTCTCCAGCGTGCGGCGCGGCAGCTTGCCACCGGAGTTGGTGATGTAGCGCAGATGGCCGGCCACGGCGTCGGGCCACTCCGTCTGAATCAGCTGGTTCCACAGCGGCGGCACGCCCGCGAGGGCGGTGATGGCCTGCTCCTCGATGACCCGGAGCAGCTCCCGGGGCCAGAGGTAATCGCAGAGAAAGACCGTGGCGCCGGTGCGCAGTGCCGTGGTGACCTGGTTCCAGCCGTAATCGAAGCTCAGGGGCAGGGCGGCGAGGACATGATCCCGCGAGGTCACGCCCAGGTAATCGACGACGCTGTCGACCCCGGCGACCAGGTTGCGGTGGCTGAGCGTTACCCCCTTGGGCTGGCCGGTGCTGCCGGAGGTGTAGAGGATCAGTGCGGGGTCCGTCTCGATGCGCTCGGGCACCGGTGGGTGTGGTCCGGCAGCGCACAGATCGCTCCAGTCACCGGTATCGCCATCCACGGCGATGAGTCGCTCGTCGTGGATGGGGAGGTCGTCCAGGCTCCCGGTCTGGCGCAACAGGGTGAGCCGCTGGGCGGAGGTGATCAGCCCGCGGGCGCCGCAGTCCTGGAGGATGTGGCGGACCTGTGCGGGCTTCAGGGCCGGGTTCACCGGGACGGCGATGCCGCCTGCGCAGGTAATGGCGAACAGGGCGGCAACGGTCTCCGGGCGTTTCTCCAGGTACACCGCGACGCGGTCGCCGGCGCCGACGTTGCGGCCGTGGAGGCCGGCCGCGGCTGCGCAGACAGTGTCGGCCAGGCGGCCGTAGGACCACTCCGCGCGCGGCGTCCGCAGGGCGACGGCATCGGGTGTTCGGGTCGCCGTTTGCAGCGGAATGTCGTGGAGCAGGGCGGTCATGTCCGGGGTTCCACCAGCGGTGCCATGGCTCAGTATCCGATTGCCCCCGGATCCG is a window encoding:
- a CDS encoding acyl-CoA ligase (AMP-forming), exosortase A system-associated, which gives rise to MTALLHDIPLQTATRTPDAVALRTPRAEWSYGRLADTVCAAAAGLHGRNVGAGDRVAVYLEKRPETVAALFAITCAGGIAVPVNPALKPAQVRHILQDCGARGLITSAQRLTLLRQTGSLDDLPIHDERLIAVDGDTGDWSDLCAAGPHPPVPERIETDPALILYTSGSTGQPKGVTLSHRNLVAGVDSVVDYLGVTSRDHVLAALPLSFDYGWNQVTTALRTGATVFLCDYLWPRELLRVIEEQAITALAGVPPLWNQLIQTEWPDAVAGHLRYITNSGGKLPRRTLETLQARLPETDIVLMYGLTEAFRSTYLPPEELQRRPDSMGRAIPNARVMVVRPDGSPCRPGETGELVHAGPLVSLGYWNDAERTAERFRPAPDRLRELPLGETAVWSGDLVTRDDAGYFYFVGRHDDMIKTSGYRVSPTEVEDVLHASGHVHEAVALGVPHPVLGEAILAVVCATAGEEDPKPLQAACQRALPRFMVPADYIIQTEPLPRGPNGKIDRSGLRDRYAAHFQTDPSDDQQG